Proteins encoded by one window of Archaeoglobus veneficus SNP6:
- a CDS encoding integrase, with the protein MNVVLKAGVAEPGKGARFRVSIFDGGFSPERLETASGKISEAIIDYDRYRDEFVHWMREEKKLKNWKEYAGKLDKLLKGKKINSPQKLYEIFKDEPKTSKVAIKDFMKFLIETGKRTKSQLIDFQAVIKIPKSGIRPASEAFTTTEKIIEALKEVKDEKKRLMIKLLAYSGLRLSEAVELLKNFNPKELTILPDLGIARYDLLAMYKRVGRSPNLYPQFPHSYLAISESSKSSSKSGS; encoded by the coding sequence ATGAATGTTGTCCTTAAAGCGGGGGTTGCCGAGCCAGGAAAAGGCGCCAGATTCAGGGTCTCGATTTTTGATGGTGGATTTTCTCCAGAAAGGCTTGAAACAGCTTCTGGTAAAATTTCGGAGGCAATTATAGATTACGATAGATACAGAGATGAGTTCGTCCACTGGATGAGAGAAGAGAAGAAGCTTAAAAACTGGAAAGAGTACGCTGGAAAGCTGGATAAACTTCTAAAAGGGAAGAAAATCAATTCTCCGCAAAAGCTTTATGAGATTTTCAAGGATGAGCCAAAGACTTCGAAAGTGGCAATCAAAGACTTCATGAAGTTCCTTATCGAAACTGGAAAGAGGACGAAGAGTCAGCTTATTGACTTTCAGGCCGTTATAAAGATTCCTAAATCAGGAATAAGACCAGCCAGTGAAGCGTTCACGACAACAGAGAAAATTATCGAAGCTCTCAAAGAGGTTAAAGACGAAAAGAAGAGACTAATGATTAAGCTTCTTGCTTACTCCGGCTTACGGCTTAGTGAAGCCGTTGAACTCCTTAAAAACTTTAATCCAAAGGAGTTAACGATACTTCCAGATTTAGGAATTGCACGTTATGACCTTCTGGCGATGTACAAGAGAGTTGGCAGATCGCCAAATTTGTATCCACAATTCCCACATTCATATCTGGCTATTTCCGAATCTTCTAAATCTTCATCGAAATCTGGCTCATAA
- a CDS encoding ATP-binding cassette domain-containing protein: MAAISVQRLTKDFNGFRAVDSVSFDVFEGEIFGLLGPNGAGKTTTVKMLVTLLKPTSGRATVAGYDVVRQADEVRKRIGIVFQEPTLDLELTAKENLDFHGRLYGMSKEERRKRIKEVLELVELEDRANVQVKKFSGGMQRRLEIARGLMHEPEILFLDEPTLGLDAQTRRKIWEYIESLKRKGVTVVLTTHYIEEAERLCDRVAIIDSGKIIALGTPNELKRSIGGDMLTFEIEGSEKGVNFDIGIAENVIIQNGVVEMTVKNGEETIPVVIEHLQREGVRIKSVNLRRPTLEDVFINLTGRKMREDGEEWKFWLRMRRR, encoded by the coding sequence ATGGCTGCCATCTCGGTCCAGCGCCTTACGAAGGACTTCAACGGGTTCAGAGCAGTAGATTCCGTAAGCTTTGATGTTTTTGAAGGGGAAATTTTCGGTCTTCTCGGCCCAAATGGGGCAGGAAAAACCACAACCGTAAAGATGCTCGTTACTCTCCTCAAGCCAACATCCGGAAGGGCTACCGTTGCGGGATATGATGTTGTCAGGCAGGCAGATGAAGTGAGGAAAAGAATTGGTATCGTTTTTCAGGAGCCTACTCTCGATTTAGAGCTGACGGCAAAGGAAAACCTCGACTTCCACGGCAGACTCTACGGGATGAGTAAGGAGGAAAGGAGAAAGAGGATAAAAGAAGTTCTCGAGCTTGTTGAACTTGAGGATAGGGCTAACGTTCAGGTTAAGAAGTTTAGTGGCGGGATGCAGCGCAGACTTGAGATTGCAAGGGGCCTCATGCACGAGCCCGAGATACTCTTCCTTGACGAACCAACCCTTGGCCTCGATGCTCAAACAAGGAGGAAGATATGGGAGTACATTGAGAGTTTGAAGAGGAAAGGAGTCACGGTAGTGCTCACAACACATTACATCGAGGAGGCAGAAAGACTGTGCGACAGAGTAGCCATAATCGACTCCGGGAAGATTATAGCCCTCGGTACGCCAAATGAGCTCAAGAGGTCGATAGGTGGCGACATGCTTACGTTCGAGATTGAAGGGAGCGAGAAAGGTGTAAACTTCGATATCGGTATTGCAGAGAATGTCATCATTCAAAATGGCGTGGTTGAGATGACCGTTAAAAATGGAGAAGAAACTATTCCTGTTGTGATAGAGCACCTACAGCGCGAGGGTGTTAGGATAAAGTCCGTGAACCTCAGAAGGCCGACACTCGAGGACGTTTTCATCAACCTGACAGGGAGAAAGATGAGGGAAGACGGAGAAGAGTGGAAGTTCTGGCTCAGGATGAGGAGAAGATGA
- a CDS encoding ABC transporter permease produces MEVLAQDEEKMKDLQGVYVLWLRDMKRYVRARSRLFGSLGMPLFFLISFNLGFRRAQIPSLNISYTDFLAPGVVAMVVLFTSVFSGVSVVWDRQFGFLREIMVAPISRTAIALGRILGGATTAVVQGWIMLVVSLAIGFVPHFAGLLPATLFMMLTAIAFTGVGVAISTLMKDIHGFQIIINFFVFPVFLLSGAIFPVKELGNAAFLAMINPLSYGVDGIRWSLTGYTEMGPLHDLFALTAFSIAIVLLASFLFERTEV; encoded by the coding sequence GTGGAAGTTCTGGCTCAGGATGAGGAGAAGATGAAAGACCTGCAGGGCGTGTACGTACTCTGGCTTAGAGATATGAAGAGATACGTCAGGGCGAGGAGCAGGTTATTTGGTTCCCTCGGAATGCCCCTTTTCTTCCTCATATCCTTCAATCTTGGTTTCAGGAGGGCACAGATTCCATCTTTGAACATATCCTACACTGATTTTCTCGCACCCGGCGTGGTGGCCATGGTCGTGCTTTTTACAAGCGTGTTCTCAGGCGTTTCAGTTGTCTGGGACAGACAGTTTGGCTTTTTGCGTGAGATAATGGTCGCTCCCATAAGCAGAACCGCCATTGCGCTCGGCAGGATTCTCGGCGGGGCAACGACGGCAGTAGTGCAGGGCTGGATAATGCTCGTCGTGAGTCTCGCGATAGGTTTCGTGCCCCACTTTGCCGGGCTGCTTCCTGCAACACTTTTCATGATGCTTACAGCCATAGCTTTTACGGGTGTGGGAGTTGCTATTTCAACGTTGATGAAGGACATCCACGGATTCCAGATAATCATCAATTTCTTCGTCTTTCCAGTTTTTCTGCTGTCTGGAGCGATCTTTCCAGTTAAAGAGTTGGGGAATGCCGCATTTCTTGCCATGATTAATCCCCTGAGCTACGGCGTTGACGGTATAAGATGGAGTCTAACAGGTTACACTGAAATGGGCCCTCTGCACGATCTATTTGCTCTCACCGCGTTTTCCATCGCCATAGTACTGCTTGCGAGCTTTCTTTTTGAGAGGACGGAGGTTTAA
- a CDS encoding TRAM domain-containing protein — protein sequence MEEFGRRPPVEVGDIRQVKIEALGSGGDGIARISGFVVFVPGTRVGDDVTVRVTKVLRKYAFAEVVE from the coding sequence TTGGAAGAATTTGGAAGAAGACCTCCCGTAGAGGTCGGAGATATCAGACAGGTAAAAATTGAGGCATTGGGTAGTGGTGGAGACGGAATAGCAAGAATTAGTGGCTTCGTCGTCTTCGTCCCCGGTACGAGGGTTGGCGACGACGTAACTGTGAGAGTGACGAAGGTTCTCAGAAAGTACGCTTTTGCTGAAGTTGTCGAGTAA
- a CDS encoding chemotaxis protein CheW, with translation MAGIDKVVKFKLGNGYFAISVNDVKEVVKVQNITRIPNAPPHVEGIMDLRGEVCTIIDPKVLLNVDSSEVNEDKQRIIVLDVGKSVGIKVDEVISVDDVLPDQLEDATELGEYAKAIIKDRINDRVELILWLDVEKLVQGS, from the coding sequence ATGGCCGGGATTGATAAGGTCGTCAAGTTTAAACTCGGAAATGGCTACTTTGCAATTTCCGTCAACGATGTCAAGGAAGTCGTGAAGGTGCAGAACATTACGCGGATACCCAATGCTCCTCCGCATGTGGAGGGAATCATGGATCTGAGGGGAGAAGTTTGTACGATAATAGACCCAAAGGTTCTGCTCAACGTGGACTCCTCGGAGGTTAACGAGGACAAGCAGCGAATAATAGTGCTTGACGTTGGCAAGAGCGTCGGCATTAAGGTTGACGAGGTGATTTCAGTAGACGACGTTCTGCCAGATCAGCTCGAAGATGCAACGGAGCTTGGCGAATATGCAAAGGCCATAATAAAGGACAGGATAAATGACAGAGTGGAGCTAATCCTCTGGCTCGATGTGGAGAAGCTCGTTCAGGGAAGTTAG
- a CDS encoding methyl-accepting chemotaxis protein encodes MGNGVLSLKEMSLRGRAIVGMGLILLLFLLNMGLCIYIDGVEHNHLVVESIVGEQSLAIHQMAFDSVRLYHGDENAKQSIREWMTKFDDNIARLESAKPPNMVAEYFNAILGGNTLFVPDEVLRNLDDHKSDWWVYERNLEVLISEPPTVNGMPNQKFIDAYNYVTNDENVERIHSFYENMDESVAKYAQERVTFTKGLSMLMFIAMLAVLFIMLLLITGVGRSIGSITTFMTAVAGGNLDAELEVSRQSFVERMFPVKELNTLTEAGLKLRENLRKKINELKQKGEEIQNVLNGVGTPVIWVDKDFTIKMANEAAAAVAGKKPEDVIGLKCYQLFNTPHCRTDECRVKQAMMYKEPRKGETVSRVNGREIPIMYKATPLLDENGEVIGAVEYTVNLTEQKRKEKELIETFKGFPRPGYVYFIDTNGVIKYASDAFAKDFVGYESAESIIGKRLSEVLGVKTIAEKVLETGREIIGKEMPAKTKDGRKIYLLVSGIPIRVDNELIGALGFLVDITDLKEKEKEIKEEKEYVERVVNALLPVVEAAAEGDLTQEITIETRDGDALDRLVKAFEDMRSGLRSIIENLSEAVNKLSSASEELSASIEEINSASKSVSESAQKISAGAEEQTSLIEKANKLMEEISGITEETASSAESVLNIATEAEKAAMEGVESSNNVIRNMDSLAQANQLVTQEVEELVKKAEQIGEIVDIITKIAEQTSLLALNANIEAARVGEQGRGFAVVAGEVGKLANETQESAKSIAALIKEIQDSMHKLAESVQNSSMKTENAVRSVSDIVEKIEKIREVIEETATGMREIKRAMDDQANAVQNLASLSDRVYQVALENAREVENTAAAAEEQASSIDEITRAAEELARMAEGLLKIVQRFKVE; translated from the coding sequence ATGGGTAACGGGGTGCTATCGCTGAAAGAGATGAGCCTGAGGGGGAGGGCAATAGTCGGCATGGGGCTGATACTGCTTCTATTTCTCCTGAATATGGGTCTTTGCATTTACATAGATGGAGTAGAACACAACCACCTCGTAGTAGAGAGCATAGTCGGTGAACAATCACTTGCGATTCATCAGATGGCTTTTGATTCTGTGAGACTCTACCATGGAGACGAGAACGCAAAACAGAGCATAAGAGAGTGGATGACAAAGTTCGACGATAACATCGCAAGGCTTGAATCGGCGAAACCACCAAACATGGTTGCAGAATACTTCAATGCGATTCTTGGCGGTAACACGCTATTTGTTCCGGACGAGGTTTTACGCAATCTTGACGACCACAAGAGTGATTGGTGGGTATACGAGAGAAATCTCGAAGTTTTGATTTCTGAGCCACCGACCGTTAACGGCATGCCAAATCAGAAGTTCATCGATGCATATAACTACGTAACGAACGATGAAAATGTGGAAAGGATACACTCTTTCTATGAGAACATGGATGAATCCGTTGCTAAATATGCTCAGGAAAGAGTGACCTTTACTAAAGGTCTCAGCATGCTGATGTTCATTGCAATGCTGGCAGTTCTTTTCATAATGTTGTTGCTCATCACGGGCGTTGGTCGCAGTATAGGCAGCATTACGACGTTCATGACCGCCGTGGCAGGAGGCAACCTCGATGCTGAGCTTGAAGTAAGCAGGCAGTCATTCGTAGAGAGAATGTTCCCAGTTAAAGAGCTGAACACGCTTACTGAAGCTGGTTTGAAATTGAGAGAAAATCTGAGGAAAAAGATCAACGAACTTAAGCAGAAGGGCGAAGAAATTCAGAATGTCCTCAATGGAGTCGGAACGCCCGTTATATGGGTTGATAAAGATTTCACAATTAAAATGGCAAACGAGGCTGCTGCTGCAGTTGCTGGTAAGAAGCCGGAAGACGTCATCGGCCTGAAGTGCTATCAGCTCTTTAACACGCCTCATTGCCGTACTGATGAATGTAGAGTCAAGCAGGCGATGATGTATAAAGAACCAAGGAAAGGAGAGACCGTTTCGAGAGTCAACGGCAGGGAGATACCGATTATGTACAAGGCGACCCCACTCCTTGATGAGAATGGCGAGGTAATCGGGGCTGTTGAATACACTGTAAACCTCACAGAGCAGAAGAGGAAGGAGAAAGAACTCATCGAAACGTTCAAAGGCTTCCCGAGGCCGGGCTACGTTTACTTCATTGATACGAATGGTGTGATAAAATACGCAAGCGACGCTTTTGCAAAGGATTTTGTTGGCTACGAGAGTGCGGAAAGTATAATCGGAAAGAGGTTATCTGAAGTCCTCGGTGTCAAGACTATAGCCGAGAAAGTTCTCGAGACTGGAAGAGAGATTATCGGAAAGGAGATGCCTGCAAAGACAAAAGATGGAAGAAAAATATACCTGCTCGTTTCTGGAATACCCATACGCGTTGACAACGAGTTGATTGGAGCCCTTGGATTCCTTGTAGATATAACAGACCTCAAAGAAAAAGAAAAAGAAATCAAAGAAGAGAAGGAGTATGTTGAAAGAGTAGTCAACGCCTTGCTTCCAGTAGTCGAGGCTGCAGCAGAGGGAGATCTAACCCAGGAGATCACAATAGAGACAAGAGACGGCGACGCCCTCGACAGGCTCGTCAAAGCATTCGAAGACATGCGTTCAGGACTTAGAAGCATAATCGAGAATCTCAGTGAGGCAGTCAACAAGCTATCCTCAGCTTCGGAAGAACTCTCAGCAAGCATAGAAGAAATCAACTCCGCCTCAAAGTCCGTCTCAGAATCGGCCCAGAAGATCTCAGCTGGAGCTGAAGAACAAACCTCCCTTATAGAAAAGGCGAACAAGCTCATGGAAGAAATCTCAGGCATTACGGAAGAGACCGCAAGCAGTGCTGAAAGTGTGCTCAACATTGCAACCGAAGCTGAAAAGGCAGCGATGGAGGGTGTAGAATCTTCAAACAACGTTATAAGGAACATGGACAGCCTCGCTCAAGCCAACCAGCTGGTAACGCAGGAAGTCGAAGAACTCGTTAAGAAGGCAGAACAGATTGGAGAAATAGTGGACATAATCACAAAGATTGCAGAACAGACCTCATTGCTCGCACTCAACGCCAACATAGAGGCAGCAAGAGTTGGAGAGCAGGGCAGAGGATTCGCAGTTGTCGCCGGAGAAGTTGGCAAGCTTGCAAATGAAACTCAGGAATCTGCGAAGAGCATTGCAGCCCTCATTAAAGAGATACAGGACAGCATGCACAAACTTGCCGAATCTGTCCAGAACTCCAGCATGAAGACAGAAAACGCTGTCAGAAGCGTCAGCGACATAGTGGAGAAGATAGAGAAGATAAGGGAAGTTATAGAAGAGACGGCTACAGGCATGAGAGAGATAAAGAGAGCCATGGACGACCAGGCCAACGCTGTACAGAACCTTGCTTCTCTCTCAGACAGAGTCTACCAGGTTGCCCTCGAGAACGCCAGAGAAGTTGAGAACACCGCCGCTGCAGCAGAGGAACAGGCTTCGAGCATTGACGAGATAACGAGAGCAGCAGAAGAGCTTGCAAGGATGGCTGAAGGGTTGCTTAAAATCGTGCAGCGCTTTAAAGTGGAGTAA